Proteins found in one Bacillus subtilis subsp. subtilis str. 168 genomic segment:
- the fadN gene encoding bifunctional enoyl-CoA hydratase / 3-hydroxyacyl-CoA dehydrogenase (Evidence 2b: Function from indirect experimental evidences (e.g. phenotypes); PubMedId: 17189250, 22720735; Product type e: enzyme), whose amino-acid sequence MHKHIRKAAVLGSGVMGSGIAAHLANIGIPVLLLDIVPNDLTKEEEKKGLTKDSSEVRSRLSRQAMKKLLKQKPAPLTSAKNTSYITPGNLEDDAEKLKEADWIIEVVVENLEVKKKIFALVDEHRKTGSIVSSNTSGISVQEMAEGRSDDFKAHFLGTHFFNPARYLKLLEIIPIKETDPDILKFMTAFGENVLGKGVVTAKDTPNFIANRIGTYGLLVTVQEMLKGGYQVGEVDSITGPLIGRPKSATFRTLDVVGLDTFAHVARNVYDKADGDEKEVFRIPSFMNDMLEKGWIGSKAGQGFYKKEGKTIYELDPVTLTYGERTKMKSPALEAAKQAKGTKAKMKALIYSDDRAGRLLWNITSQTLLYSAELLGEIADDIHAIDQAMKWGFGWELGPFEMWDAIGLKQSAEKLEQLGADMPGWIKEMLDKGNETFYIKENGTVFYYDRGEYRAVKENKKRIHLQALKETKGVIAKNSGASLIDLGDDVALLEFHSKSNAIGLDIIQMIHKGLEETERNYKGLVIGNQGKNFCVGANLAMILMEVQDDNFLEVDFVIRRFQETMMKIKYSAKPVVAAPFGMTLGGGTEACLPAARIQAASEAYMGLVESGVGLIPGGGGNKELYINHLRRGHDPMNAAMKTFETIAMAKVSASAQEAREMNILKETDQISVNQDHLLYDAKQLAASLYDTGWRPPVKEKVKVPGETGYAALLLGAEQMKLSGYISEHDFKIAKKLAYVIAGGKVPFGTEVDEEYLLEIEREAFLSLSGEAKSQARMQHMLVKGKPLRN is encoded by the coding sequence ATGCACAAACACATTCGGAAGGCAGCCGTTTTAGGATCGGGGGTAATGGGTTCCGGGATAGCGGCGCATTTGGCTAACATCGGAATTCCTGTCCTGCTGCTAGATATTGTGCCGAACGATTTGACAAAGGAAGAGGAAAAAAAGGGGCTGACGAAGGACAGTTCGGAGGTGCGCAGCAGGCTGAGCCGGCAGGCGATGAAAAAACTGCTGAAACAAAAGCCCGCTCCCCTCACATCAGCGAAAAATACCTCCTATATTACACCTGGCAATCTGGAGGATGATGCAGAAAAACTGAAAGAAGCAGATTGGATTATTGAGGTCGTTGTCGAAAACCTTGAAGTCAAAAAGAAAATTTTCGCTCTTGTGGATGAACATCGAAAGACTGGAAGCATCGTCTCAAGCAACACATCCGGCATATCAGTGCAGGAAATGGCTGAAGGCCGGTCGGATGATTTTAAAGCCCATTTTCTTGGAACGCATTTTTTTAATCCCGCACGATATTTAAAGCTGCTAGAGATCATTCCGATTAAGGAAACGGATCCTGATATTTTAAAGTTTATGACAGCTTTCGGAGAAAATGTCCTCGGGAAAGGCGTTGTTACAGCAAAGGACACACCGAACTTTATCGCAAACCGCATCGGGACTTACGGGCTTCTCGTGACAGTCCAAGAAATGCTGAAAGGCGGTTATCAGGTCGGGGAGGTTGATTCGATCACAGGACCGCTGATCGGCAGGCCGAAAAGCGCCACCTTTAGAACGCTTGATGTGGTCGGCCTCGATACATTCGCCCACGTTGCCCGAAATGTGTATGACAAAGCTGATGGCGATGAAAAAGAAGTGTTTCGCATTCCAAGCTTCATGAACGATATGCTGGAAAAAGGGTGGATCGGAAGCAAGGCCGGCCAAGGCTTTTATAAAAAAGAAGGAAAAACGATTTATGAGCTTGACCCAGTGACGCTTACTTACGGCGAGCGGACAAAAATGAAATCACCGGCACTTGAAGCGGCAAAACAGGCAAAAGGGACAAAAGCCAAAATGAAAGCGCTTATTTATTCGGATGACAGGGCCGGCCGTTTGCTGTGGAATATCACTTCTCAAACCCTGCTTTACTCAGCCGAGCTGCTTGGCGAGATTGCCGATGATATTCATGCGATTGACCAAGCCATGAAGTGGGGATTCGGCTGGGAACTGGGACCTTTTGAGATGTGGGACGCCATCGGCCTCAAGCAGTCAGCGGAAAAGCTTGAGCAGCTTGGAGCAGATATGCCTGGCTGGATAAAAGAGATGCTGGACAAAGGAAATGAAACCTTCTACATCAAAGAGAACGGAACGGTATTTTATTATGACCGCGGCGAATACAGAGCCGTGAAAGAAAACAAAAAACGAATTCATTTACAAGCACTTAAAGAAACAAAAGGCGTGATTGCGAAAAACAGCGGAGCAAGCTTAATTGACCTTGGAGATGATGTGGCCCTTCTTGAATTTCATTCGAAAAGCAATGCGATCGGCCTCGATATCATTCAAATGATCCACAAAGGATTAGAGGAAACAGAACGGAATTACAAGGGGCTTGTCATCGGCAATCAAGGGAAAAATTTCTGCGTCGGCGCGAATCTCGCCATGATCTTAATGGAAGTCCAAGATGACAACTTTTTGGAAGTTGATTTTGTGATCCGCCGTTTTCAGGAGACGATGATGAAGATCAAATACAGTGCGAAACCGGTCGTCGCCGCGCCATTTGGCATGACGCTCGGCGGAGGAACGGAAGCATGCCTGCCGGCGGCGCGCATTCAAGCGGCAAGCGAAGCCTATATGGGACTTGTGGAATCCGGTGTCGGCCTCATCCCTGGCGGAGGAGGTAACAAAGAGCTGTACATCAACCATCTTCGCCGCGGCCATGATCCGATGAATGCGGCAATGAAAACATTTGAAACAATCGCGATGGCGAAAGTGTCCGCTTCCGCTCAAGAGGCTCGTGAGATGAACATCTTAAAAGAAACGGATCAGATCAGCGTGAATCAAGACCACCTGTTATACGATGCGAAGCAGCTGGCCGCATCTTTATACGATACCGGCTGGCGGCCGCCTGTAAAAGAAAAGGTCAAGGTGCCGGGAGAAACCGGTTATGCGGCACTCTTGCTTGGCGCTGAGCAGATGAAGCTGTCCGGCTATATATCTGAGCATGATTTTAAGATCGCGAAAAAACTCGCTTATGTCATTGCGGGCGGAAAAGTGCCGTTTGGTACAGAGGTTGATGAAGAGTATTTATTGGAGATCGAAAGAGAAGCGTTTTTGAGTTTGTCAGGAGAGGCAAAATCTCAAGCGAGAATGCAGCATATGCTTGTGAAAGGTAAACCTTTACGGAATTAG
- the yuzL gene encoding hypothetical protein (Evidence 4: Unknown function but conserved in other organisms; PubMedId: 17189250), which produces MVREKKNPSSAAVSAASVKGDAGPTQHYGGGKRTSQNQQYKKHNMGQS; this is translated from the coding sequence ATGGTACGAGAGAAAAAAAATCCGTCTTCAGCGGCAGTCAGCGCGGCGAGCGTAAAGGGAGATGCCGGTCCGACTCAGCATTACGGCGGCGGAAAACGGACAAGTCAAAATCAGCAGTATAAAAAACATAACATGGGACAATCATAA
- the putM gene encoding proline dehydrogenase 1 (Evidence 1a: Function from experimental evidences in the studied strain; PubMedId: 17189250, 17536821, 21398533; Product type e: enzyme) — translation MLRHVFLFLSQNKTLTKFAKAYGTRLGARRFVAGDTIESAVKTVKRLNRSGLCATIDYLGEYAASEKEANQVAEECKKAIQAIAEHQLNSELSLKLTSIGLDLSEELALTHLRAILSVAKQYDVAVTIDMEDYSHYEQTLSIYRQCKQEFEKLGTVIQAYLYRAAEDIRKMRDLKPNLRLVKGAYKESAAVAFPDKRGTDLHFQSLIKLQLLSGNYTAVATHDDDIIAFTKQLVAEHQIPASQFEFQMLYGIRPERQKELAKEGYRMRVYVPYGTDWFSYFMRRIAERPANAAFVLKGILKK, via the coding sequence ATGTTGAGACATGTGTTTTTATTCTTATCTCAAAATAAAACACTTACCAAGTTCGCAAAAGCATACGGAACGCGGCTTGGAGCACGAAGGTTTGTCGCAGGGGATACGATTGAATCGGCGGTTAAGACCGTCAAAAGGCTAAACAGATCCGGTTTGTGTGCAACAATTGATTATTTAGGCGAGTATGCAGCTTCGGAAAAAGAAGCAAACCAAGTCGCAGAGGAATGCAAGAAAGCCATTCAAGCCATTGCCGAACATCAATTGAATTCAGAGCTTTCACTTAAGCTGACCTCAATCGGGCTCGATCTTTCAGAAGAACTTGCTCTTACTCATTTGCGCGCCATTCTTTCCGTTGCGAAGCAATATGATGTTGCTGTGACCATTGATATGGAAGACTATTCTCATTATGAACAGACACTTTCTATTTACAGGCAATGCAAACAGGAATTTGAGAAGCTCGGCACGGTCATTCAGGCGTATTTGTACCGGGCGGCAGAAGATATCAGAAAGATGCGGGACTTAAAGCCGAATCTCAGACTTGTAAAAGGCGCTTATAAAGAATCTGCGGCTGTAGCGTTTCCCGACAAAAGAGGCACGGACCTTCATTTTCAGAGCTTAATAAAGCTGCAGTTGTTAAGCGGGAACTACACGGCTGTCGCCACACATGACGATGACATCATTGCATTTACGAAACAGCTCGTCGCCGAACATCAAATCCCCGCATCGCAATTTGAGTTTCAAATGCTATACGGCATCAGGCCGGAGCGTCAGAAGGAACTCGCCAAGGAAGGCTACAGAATGCGTGTGTATGTCCCATATGGAACGGACTGGTTCAGCTACTTTATGAGAAGAATTGCCGAACGGCCTGCCAATGCAGCGTTTGTGTTAAAAGGAATTTTGAAAAAGTGA
- the yuzM gene encoding hypothetical protein (Evidence 4: Unknown function but conserved in other organisms): MDNQQQSQMPPSVISTKDHLYLNDMLNWNLLAMKKAHFMAQQCQDQTLKQELDRVGHMHHDHYQRILKHLQPGQQQSGYIQ; this comes from the coding sequence ATGGATAATCAGCAGCAATCTCAAATGCCGCCTTCCGTTATTTCGACAAAGGATCATTTGTATCTCAATGACATGCTGAACTGGAATTTGCTCGCGATGAAAAAAGCGCATTTCATGGCGCAGCAGTGCCAGGATCAAACGTTAAAGCAAGAACTCGACCGCGTCGGACACATGCATCATGATCACTATCAAAGAATATTAAAGCACCTGCAGCCAGGCCAGCAGCAGTCCGGCTACATCCAATAA
- the yusN gene encoding putative spore coat-like protein (Evidence 3: Putative function from multiple computational evidences; Product type cp: cell process) produces MNQQNQKISNPQTPVPTTSEMNDRDFVNELLTTEKYMTTAYCTALHEFSHESLYQDIQSIFDESQKAQRKLYDLMFQYGWYSVEAEDSQKLQQSYQKFQQTIQQQSPYQQ; encoded by the coding sequence ATGAATCAGCAAAATCAAAAAATCAGCAACCCGCAGACACCTGTACCGACAACATCGGAAATGAATGACAGAGATTTCGTCAACGAATTGCTGACAACCGAAAAATACATGACAACAGCTTATTGCACTGCCTTGCACGAATTCAGCCACGAGTCTCTTTATCAGGATATTCAATCCATTTTTGATGAGTCACAAAAAGCGCAAAGAAAACTATATGATCTCATGTTCCAATATGGATGGTATTCTGTTGAAGCGGAGGATTCACAAAAGCTGCAGCAGTCCTATCAAAAATTCCAGCAGACCATTCAGCAGCAGTCTCCTTATCAGCAATAA
- the mdtR gene encoding transcriptional regulator (MarR family, low level antibiotic resistance) (Evidence 1a: Function from experimental evidences in the studied strain; PubMedId: 12923086, 19286808; Product type r: regulator), protein MKSADQLMSDIQLSLQALFQKIQPEMLESMEKQGVTPAQLFVLASLKKHGSLKVSEIAERMEVKPSAVTLMADRLEQKNLIARTHNTKDRRVIDLSLTDEGDIKFEEVLAGRKAIMARYLSFLTEEEMLQAAHITAKLAQAAETDEKQNMKRGNG, encoded by the coding sequence ATGAAGAGTGCGGATCAGTTAATGTCCGATATTCAATTATCGCTTCAGGCGCTCTTTCAAAAGATACAGCCTGAAATGCTGGAAAGCATGGAGAAACAAGGTGTCACCCCAGCGCAGCTGTTTGTGCTGGCCAGCCTAAAGAAACACGGCAGCCTCAAAGTTTCTGAAATTGCCGAGCGTATGGAGGTGAAGCCAAGCGCGGTGACGCTGATGGCAGATCGCCTTGAACAAAAAAATCTTATCGCCAGAACACACAACACAAAAGACAGGCGAGTGATTGATCTCAGTCTTACTGACGAAGGAGACATAAAGTTCGAGGAGGTTTTGGCGGGCAGAAAAGCCATAATGGCGCGCTATCTTTCCTTTTTGACGGAGGAGGAAATGCTGCAGGCGGCGCATATTACAGCAAAACTCGCACAAGCAGCAGAAACGGATGAAAAGCAAAACATGAAAAGAGGAAACGGATGA